The genome window GTTTTGCAGTAAAATAGCCTTGCTGACGGTCTGCTATTTCAAAAAGTTGATTATCCCTTTCCATGCACAAATATTATAATTTTCATAACATTAGTGCAATAGTTTTGAAGAAAAAGACGTAAACATTTAATTATAAACAATATAAGAATTAGAATCCCAAAGAGAGCCGGGGATGTTGCATAACATCTCCAGGAAGTGCAACTCAGAAACACCCAACACGGTCAACTGGGTGTTTCTATTAAATTTTCAAGAGATGGAACTCCCACACAAGCCACTCACGATTAACCTGAGTTTTGGGTTTAGTTTGCTTAGCCCCAGAGGGAGTTTTGCTTAAATTTTCTTCTTTTGGGTCGAAGGTCAGGGTCTAAATGGCCCTTTCCGAGATCAAAAAGGAGAAAAGAAAGCTAAAATCCCCTGAGGCTGAGTGAAATAAACCCAAAACTCAGGTTATTATGACAGAAGGTCGCAAAGAGAGACGAGGATGTCGCGGAGCACCTCTAGAGGACGCAGTTCAGCGTTAAACCGAGCAATCAACTTCTCGTCATAGTGCTCCAGAAGAGGAAAAGTCTCCTTCTCGTAGATCTCCATCCGCTTCTTCAGAACCCCTTCATCCCGGTCGTCATGCCTTTTCTCAATTAAGGCCCGCCGCTTTAGCCGCTGAACCAAAACGTTCGAGTCCTTCGCCTCCAAGAGGATGATCTTCTTGATCACCGTATACCGCTCCAAAATCTCCGCCTGCTTCACCGTCCGAGGGATCCCATCGAGCAAAAGGAGCTGCTCCTTCGGGAAGTACTGGTTGGTGGCGATCAACCCCATCACATAGTGGTGCCAGATCTCGACCGTCACATTATCGGGGAGAAGCTCCCCCTTCCCCGCATAGCTGTGGTAGAGCTTGCCTGCCGGAGACTCCGGGGAAAGCCCCCGAAAAACGTCCCCCGAAGAGAGGTGAAAATGGTTCCCCGCACTGCTCAAGAACTTCCCCTGAGTCCCCTTTCCCGAGCCTGGGGGGCCAAAAATCAAAACCGCCTGAAACTTCTCATCGACCTGAGAGCACATCGTCAAATCATTCCTCATTGTTTTGGTCCCTCCTAGGGGAAATTTCTCCGTTGCCCTGCTTCAAGAGCCCACTTTGGGGCTCTAT of Candidatus Neptunochlamydia vexilliferae contains these proteins:
- a CDS encoding adenylate kinase family protein, whose protein sequence is MRNDLTMCSQVDEKFQAVLIFGPPGSGKGTQGKFLSSAGNHFHLSSGDVFRGLSPESPAGKLYHSYAGKGELLPDNVTVEIWHHYVMGLIATNQYFPKEQLLLLDGIPRTVKQAEILERYTVIKKIILLEAKDSNVLVQRLKRRALIEKRHDDRDEGVLKKRMEIYEKETFPLLEHYDEKLIARFNAELRPLEVLRDILVSLCDLLS